One window of the Lysobacter sp. S4-A87 genome contains the following:
- a CDS encoding carboxymuconolactone decarboxylase family protein — translation MSESTDKTEGDRVAEFTAFRKRMNERILAEPNQVVRRFFALDTQTYQPGALDLKTKELLGLVASMVLRCDDCISYHVAQCKEAGVNRDEMFEAFSVGLVVGGSIVIPHLRRAVDFLDRLEQGEAAAPEGHDHG, via the coding sequence ATGAGCGAATCGACCGACAAGACCGAAGGCGACCGCGTCGCCGAGTTCACCGCGTTCCGCAAGCGCATGAACGAGCGCATCCTGGCCGAACCCAACCAGGTCGTGCGCCGTTTCTTCGCGCTCGACACCCAGACCTACCAGCCCGGCGCGCTCGATCTGAAGACCAAGGAGCTGCTGGGCCTGGTGGCCTCGATGGTGCTGCGCTGCGACGACTGCATCAGTTACCACGTCGCCCAGTGCAAGGAGGCCGGGGTCAACCGCGACGAGATGTTCGAGGCGTTCTCGGTCGGGCTGGTGGTCGGCGGTTCGATCGTGATCCCGCACCTGCGCCGCGCGGTCGACTTCCTCGACCGGCTGGAGCAGGGCGAGGCCGCCGCGCCCGAGGGTCACGACCACGGCTGA
- the grxC gene encoding glutaredoxin 3 yields MSSTASAAPGTGSSVAPEITIYTTAICPYCVAAKNFLKSKNQTWTEVRIDLDPAQRELMLSRARRTSVPQIFIGDTHVGGYDDMIALHRAGGLEPLLAGGA; encoded by the coding sequence TTGAGCAGCACCGCATCCGCAGCGCCTGGAACCGGTAGTTCCGTCGCGCCCGAGATCACCATCTATACCACCGCGATCTGCCCGTATTGCGTCGCGGCGAAGAATTTCCTGAAGAGCAAGAACCAGACCTGGACCGAGGTCCGGATCGATCTGGACCCGGCGCAGCGCGAGCTGATGCTCAGCCGTGCCCGGCGCACCAGCGTGCCGCAGATCTTCATCGGTGACACCCATGTCGGCGGCTACGACGACATGATCGCCCTGCATCGGGCCGGTGGTCTGGAACCCCTGCTGGCGGGTGGTGCATGA
- the phoB gene encoding phosphate regulon transcriptional regulator PhoB produces MQKRILIVEDEPAIRDMVSFALRKGEYEPVHAGDAREAQAAIADRVPDLILLDWMLPGTSGLELARRWRKEQLTREIPIIMLTARGEENDRVGGLEAGVDDYVVKPFSARELLARIRAVLRRSREDDEDGSVGIGPLRIDGAAHRVFAAADGSDQPVQIGPTEYRLLHFFMTHPERVYTRTQLLDHVWGGSVYVEERTVDVHIRRLRKTLEPHRLDGMVQTVRGAGYRFSASLAA; encoded by the coding sequence GTGCAGAAGCGCATCCTGATTGTCGAAGACGAACCCGCCATCCGCGACATGGTGTCCTTCGCCCTGCGCAAGGGCGAATACGAACCCGTCCACGCCGGCGACGCACGCGAGGCCCAGGCGGCCATCGCCGACCGCGTCCCGGACCTGATCCTGCTGGACTGGATGCTGCCCGGCACCAGCGGCCTGGAACTGGCCCGGCGCTGGCGCAAGGAACAGCTCACCCGCGAGATCCCGATCATCATGCTGACCGCGCGCGGCGAGGAAAACGATCGCGTCGGCGGCCTCGAAGCCGGCGTCGACGACTACGTGGTCAAGCCATTCTCGGCGCGCGAGCTGCTCGCCCGCATCCGCGCCGTGCTGCGGCGCTCGCGCGAGGACGACGAGGACGGCAGCGTCGGCATCGGCCCGTTGCGCATCGACGGTGCCGCACATCGTGTGTTCGCCGCCGCCGACGGCAGCGACCAGCCGGTGCAGATCGGCCCCACCGAATACCGCCTGCTGCACTTCTTCATGACCCACCCCGAGCGCGTCTACACCCGCACCCAGCTGCTGGACCATGTCTGGGGCGGCAGCGTCTACGTGGAGGAGCGCACCGTGGACGTGCACATCCGGCGCCTGCGCAAGACGCTGGAACCGCACCGGCTCGACGGCATGGTGCAGACCGTGCGCGGCGCCGGTTACCGATTCTCCGCCTCGTTGGCGGCATGA
- a CDS encoding isocitrate dehydrogenase: MTQTITVIRGDGIGPEIMDATLHVLDTMDVGLQYEFADAGLVALEKHGELLPQSTMDSIRKNRIALKSPLTTPVGEGFSSINVELRKRFDLYANVRPAKSFPNTKSRFPDGVDLITVRENTEGAYIGEGQTLSEDGEVAMLTQKVTRRGSERIVRYAFELARKTGRKKVTVVHKANILKSTSGLFLKTARAVAAEYPDIECNEMIVDNTCMQLVMRPEQFDIIVTTNLFGDIISDLCAGLVGGLGLAPGANIGTDAAIFEAVHGTAPDIAGQGKANPCALLLGAAQMLDHLGQTEKAGRLRAAIIATLEAKDSLTPDLGGSGNTMSFAKAIASRI, translated from the coding sequence ATGACGCAGACCATCACGGTCATCCGTGGCGACGGTATCGGCCCGGAAATCATGGACGCCACCCTGCACGTGCTCGACACGATGGATGTCGGACTGCAGTACGAATTCGCCGATGCCGGCCTGGTCGCGCTCGAGAAGCACGGCGAGCTGCTGCCGCAGTCGACGATGGATTCGATCCGCAAGAACCGCATCGCGCTCAAGAGCCCGCTGACCACGCCGGTCGGCGAGGGCTTCAGCTCGATCAACGTCGAGCTGCGCAAGCGTTTCGACCTGTACGCGAACGTGCGTCCGGCCAAGTCGTTCCCGAACACGAAGTCGCGGTTCCCGGACGGCGTCGATCTGATCACGGTGCGCGAGAACACCGAAGGCGCCTACATCGGCGAGGGCCAGACGCTGTCGGAAGACGGCGAGGTCGCGATGCTCACGCAGAAGGTCACGCGCCGCGGTTCCGAGCGCATCGTGCGCTATGCCTTCGAGCTGGCCCGCAAGACCGGTCGCAAGAAGGTCACGGTCGTGCACAAGGCCAACATCCTCAAGTCGACGTCGGGCCTGTTCCTCAAGACTGCGCGTGCGGTGGCGGCGGAATACCCGGACATCGAGTGCAACGAGATGATCGTCGACAACACCTGCATGCAGCTGGTGATGCGTCCGGAGCAGTTCGACATCATCGTCACCACCAACCTGTTCGGCGACATCATTTCCGATCTGTGCGCGGGCCTGGTCGGTGGTCTCGGTCTGGCGCCGGGTGCCAACATCGGCACTGATGCGGCGATCTTCGAGGCGGTGCACGGCACGGCTCCGGACATCGCGGGGCAGGGCAAGGCCAACCCGTGCGCGTTGCTGCTGGGCGCGGCGCAGATGCTCGACCATCTCGGCCAGACGGAGAAGGCGGGCCGCCTGCGTGCGGCGATCATCGCCACGCTGGAGGCCAAGGATTCGCTGACGCCGGACCTGGGCGGCAGCGGCAATACGATGTCCTTCGCGAAGGCGATTGCCAGCCGGATCTGA
- a CDS encoding M48 family metalloprotease codes for MRRIALLTAALTLAVASVCAPAQEANLPDIGSSAGELLTPRQQEEYGAMMLAQLRHYDYLLEDPLIDSWLDTLGTRLAANSDRPRQPFTFFMLRERQINAFATLGGYIGVNSGLVLAAEREDEVAGVMSHEIAHVTQQHVLRGAERAQRDQLPILLAMLGAIVAAQAAGGNSDDDAAQAAMAGAMGMMQQRQIDYTRSNESEADRLGIQTLARSHYDPEAMADFFATLQARSRSNGANYWGESPDWLMTHPVTITRITEAKERAARLKREQGGTSQVCVRDPDGPEQCRSESTAQPQYSLDNSSNPLLPPNLDVGGQLTASAQSGGTGRFEYARERLRVLSADSPGDALREYERLAGGKKFTDAQRYGQALAQLRGNHASAAATTLGELLQAHPGDMWLTLAMGQAEARTGKAASADARFEALLRQTPNNRAVVLTYAEVLSERSTTEAGKRAQAVLRPLMGSSGNDAIFQSVFARACEIAGDPIRAGEAYAEAAYLNGRPEQALVQLNTLKRRSDLDYYARARIESRIAAITPTVLELKRQGIRDEDLRRQ; via the coding sequence TTGCGTCGCATCGCCCTGCTCACCGCCGCCCTCACCCTTGCCGTCGCCAGCGTCTGCGCGCCGGCGCAGGAGGCCAACCTGCCCGACATCGGTTCGTCGGCCGGGGAACTGCTGACCCCACGGCAGCAGGAGGAGTACGGCGCGATGATGCTGGCGCAGCTGCGCCACTACGACTACCTGCTGGAAGACCCGCTGATCGACAGCTGGCTCGACACCCTGGGCACGCGCCTGGCGGCGAACAGCGACCGCCCGCGCCAGCCCTTCACCTTCTTCATGCTGCGCGAGCGCCAGATCAACGCCTTCGCCACCCTCGGCGGCTACATCGGCGTCAACTCCGGCCTGGTGCTGGCAGCCGAGCGCGAGGACGAGGTCGCCGGGGTGATGTCGCACGAAATCGCCCACGTCACCCAGCAGCACGTGCTGCGCGGCGCCGAACGCGCCCAGCGCGACCAGTTGCCGATCCTGCTGGCCATGCTCGGCGCGATCGTCGCGGCCCAGGCCGCCGGCGGCAATTCCGACGACGACGCCGCGCAGGCCGCCATGGCCGGTGCCATGGGCATGATGCAGCAGCGCCAGATCGACTACACCCGATCCAACGAGTCCGAGGCCGACCGGCTCGGCATCCAGACCCTCGCCCGCAGCCATTACGACCCCGAAGCGATGGCGGATTTCTTCGCCACGCTGCAGGCGCGCTCGCGCAGCAACGGTGCCAATTACTGGGGTGAATCGCCGGACTGGCTGATGACCCACCCGGTGACGATCACCCGCATCACCGAAGCCAAGGAGCGCGCGGCGCGGCTCAAGCGCGAGCAGGGCGGCACGTCCCAGGTCTGCGTGCGCGACCCGGACGGCCCGGAGCAATGCCGCAGCGAGAGCACGGCGCAGCCGCAGTACTCGCTCGACAACAGCAGCAACCCGTTGCTGCCGCCCAACCTGGACGTCGGCGGCCAGCTCACCGCCTCGGCACAGAGCGGTGGCACCGGTCGCTTCGAATACGCCCGCGAGCGCCTGCGCGTGCTCAGCGCCGACTCCCCTGGCGATGCCCTGCGTGAGTACGAGCGCCTGGCCGGCGGCAAGAAGTTCACCGACGCGCAGCGCTATGGCCAGGCCCTGGCCCAGTTGCGCGGCAACCACGCCAGCGCCGCCGCGACCACCCTGGGCGAGCTGCTGCAGGCGCATCCGGGCGACATGTGGCTGACCCTGGCCATGGGCCAGGCGGAGGCGCGGACGGGCAAGGCGGCCTCGGCCGACGCCCGCTTCGAAGCGCTGCTGCGGCAGACGCCCAACAACCGTGCCGTGGTGCTGACCTACGCCGAGGTGCTGTCCGAGCGCAGTACCACCGAGGCTGGCAAACGCGCCCAGGCAGTGCTGCGTCCGCTGATGGGCAGTTCCGGCAACGATGCGATCTTCCAGAGCGTCTTTGCCCGTGCCTGTGAGATCGCCGGGGATCCGATCCGCGCCGGCGAGGCCTATGCCGAGGCCGCGTACCTGAATGGCCGGCCCGAACAGGCCCTGGTCCAGCTCAATACCCTCAAACGCCGCAGCGACCTGGACTACTACGCCCGCGCCCGCATCGAGTCGCGCATCGCCGCCATCACACCGACCGTGCTCGAGCTCAAGCGCCAGGGCATCCGCGACGAGGACCTGCGGCGGCAGTAG